The following coding sequences lie in one Silene latifolia isolate original U9 population chromosome 5, ASM4854445v1, whole genome shotgun sequence genomic window:
- the LOC141656472 gene encoding polycomb group protein FIE1 isoform X2, with protein sequence MKTNFEQFSFLKSNQLNSSPNLPIFQIHPNNYESHYNLIQTGHQTHPKTQIDAQQILFSSVSYCYLSAKFQIKMAKIAVGCEPVVGSLNTPKKKDYKVTNRLTEGKRPLYAVVFNFIDSRFYNVFATVGGNRVTIYRCLEGGTIAVLQSFIDEDKEESFYTVSWACDVDRTPLLVAGGSNGIIRVIDAANEKIHKSYVGHGDSINEIKTQPLNPSLIVSASKDESVRLWNVHTGICILIFAGAGGHRNEVLSVDFHPSDEHRIASCGMDNTVKIWSMKEFWPYVEKSFTWKDLPSKFPTKYVQFPIFLAAVHTNYVDCTRWLGDFVLSKSVDNEIVLWEPIMKEQSPGEGSVDILQKYPVPDCDIWFIKFSCDFHYTAAAAEY encoded by the exons ATGAAAACAAACTTTGAACAATTCTCGTTTCTCAAATCAAATCAATTAAACTCTAGCCCGAACCTTCCAATTTTCCAAATACACCCAAACAATTACGAATCACACTATAACTTAATTCAAACCGGCCATCAAACCCACCCAAAAACACAAATAGACGCCCAACAAATCCTGTTTTCGTCTGTCTCCTACTGTTATTTATCtgcaaaatttcaaataaaaatGGCGAAAATAGCAGTAGGGTGTGAACCAGTGGTGGGTTCACTAAATACACCtaaaaagaaagattacaaagttaCTAATCGACTTACTGAGGGTAAACGCCCTCTATACGCCGTCGTTTTCAACTTCATTGATTCCCGTTTTTACAATGTTTTCGCCACTGTTGGTGGTAACCGG GTGACAATATATCGATGTCTCGAAGGTGGTACAATTGCAGTTCTGCAATCTTTCATTGACGAGGAT AAGGAGGAATCTTTCTATACTGTTAGCTGGGCTTGTGATGTGGACCGTACACCACTCCTTGTCGCTGGAGGAAGCAATGGCATTATACGTGTAATTGATGCTGCAAATGAAAAGATACACAAG AGTTACGTTGGTCACGGGGACtcaattaatgaaataaaaaccCAGCCTTTGAATCCATCACTTATAGTGTCCGCAAGCAAA GATGAATCGGTTCGGTTGTGGAATGTTCATACTGGAATTTGTATTTTGATATTTGCTGGAGCTGGCGGTCATCGAAATGAAGTATTGAGCGTG GACTTTCATCCTTCTGATGAACACCGAATTGCAAGCTGTGGGATGGACAACACAGTTAAAATTTGGTCGATGAAGG AGTTTTGGCCGTAtgtggaaaaatctttcacatgGAAAGACCTTCCTTCAAAGTTCCCTACAAAATATGTGCAATTCCCC ATATTCCTTGCCGCAGTTCATACCAACTATGTTGACTGCACTAGATGGCTTGGGGATTTTGTTCTTTCTAAG AGTGTTGACAATGAGATTGTACTGTGGGAACCTATTATGAAGGAACAGTCTCCTGGTGAG GGCTCAGTTGACATCCTTCAGAAATACCCTGTGCCTGACTGTGATATTTGGTTCATAAAATTCTCATGTGATTTTCATTATACAGCAGCTGCTGCAG AATATTGA
- the LOC141656472 gene encoding polycomb group protein FIE1 isoform X1, with protein MKTNFEQFSFLKSNQLNSSPNLPIFQIHPNNYESHYNLIQTGHQTHPKTQIDAQQILFSSVSYCYLSAKFQIKMAKIAVGCEPVVGSLNTPKKKDYKVTNRLTEGKRPLYAVVFNFIDSRFYNVFATVGGNRVTIYRCLEGGTIAVLQSFIDEDKEESFYTVSWACDVDRTPLLVAGGSNGIIRVIDAANEKIHKSYVGHGDSINEIKTQPLNPSLIVSASKDESVRLWNVHTGICILIFAGAGGHRNEVLSVDFHPSDEHRIASCGMDNTVKIWSMKEFWPYVEKSFTWKDLPSKFPTKYVQFPIFLAAVHTNYVDCTRWLGDFVLSKSVDNEIVLWEPIMKEQSPGEGSVDILQKYPVPDCDIWFIKFSCDFHYTAAAAGNREGRIYVWELQSCPPVLIAKLSHPQSKSPIRQTAMSVDGSTILACCEDGNIWRWDVVPSS; from the exons ATGAAAACAAACTTTGAACAATTCTCGTTTCTCAAATCAAATCAATTAAACTCTAGCCCGAACCTTCCAATTTTCCAAATACACCCAAACAATTACGAATCACACTATAACTTAATTCAAACCGGCCATCAAACCCACCCAAAAACACAAATAGACGCCCAACAAATCCTGTTTTCGTCTGTCTCCTACTGTTATTTATCtgcaaaatttcaaataaaaatGGCGAAAATAGCAGTAGGGTGTGAACCAGTGGTGGGTTCACTAAATACACCtaaaaagaaagattacaaagttaCTAATCGACTTACTGAGGGTAAACGCCCTCTATACGCCGTCGTTTTCAACTTCATTGATTCCCGTTTTTACAATGTTTTCGCCACTGTTGGTGGTAACCGG GTGACAATATATCGATGTCTCGAAGGTGGTACAATTGCAGTTCTGCAATCTTTCATTGACGAGGAT AAGGAGGAATCTTTCTATACTGTTAGCTGGGCTTGTGATGTGGACCGTACACCACTCCTTGTCGCTGGAGGAAGCAATGGCATTATACGTGTAATTGATGCTGCAAATGAAAAGATACACAAG AGTTACGTTGGTCACGGGGACtcaattaatgaaataaaaaccCAGCCTTTGAATCCATCACTTATAGTGTCCGCAAGCAAA GATGAATCGGTTCGGTTGTGGAATGTTCATACTGGAATTTGTATTTTGATATTTGCTGGAGCTGGCGGTCATCGAAATGAAGTATTGAGCGTG GACTTTCATCCTTCTGATGAACACCGAATTGCAAGCTGTGGGATGGACAACACAGTTAAAATTTGGTCGATGAAGG AGTTTTGGCCGTAtgtggaaaaatctttcacatgGAAAGACCTTCCTTCAAAGTTCCCTACAAAATATGTGCAATTCCCC ATATTCCTTGCCGCAGTTCATACCAACTATGTTGACTGCACTAGATGGCTTGGGGATTTTGTTCTTTCTAAG AGTGTTGACAATGAGATTGTACTGTGGGAACCTATTATGAAGGAACAGTCTCCTGGTGAG GGCTCAGTTGACATCCTTCAGAAATACCCTGTGCCTGACTGTGATATTTGGTTCATAAAATTCTCATGTGATTTTCATTATACAGCAGCTGCTGCAG GCAACAGGGAAGGAAGGATCTACGTATGGGAGCTGCAATCTTGTCCTCCAGTTCTCATCGCGAA GCTCTCACATCCTCAATCAAAGTCCCCTATTAGACAAACTGCTATGTCAGTTGATGGAAG CACTATTCTAGCTTGTTGTGAAGATGGAAATATTTGGCGTTGGGATGTAGTACCCTCGTCATAG
- the LOC141655812 gene encoding protein ACCELERATED CELL DEATH 6-like yields the protein MNAEKTGRKLLEKYWWLINLRDDSGKTALDYAKQSNAFWLVNMLNNPSLIKKEEFDWIEACKREETAAVLAFVDNCQDLQQACRRENDTPLHHIKLPTYKEYLNFLKIPSIAELKNTTDHEGATPLHRAIERKDKLFAKVLLLDEGVERIIQDHYGRTSMDLLARLCKENDDWEKMCKLIKVNPYLKTSYIQPGTNLDQIRNTLSVVAALLATITFAAGFTLPGGLDNTTGEAIFAKRVGFLVFLLADVYAMCTSMLVLFCLIWSMVSEPDMSRLLVDRSVFILMQSLYGTLLAFMAGIYTMIKHSALWAAIVIFVMCSIIGVSANRSILNRLIVKLVPAAANREKPDRMRLLEEVRK from the exons ATGAATGCAGAGAAAACCGGTAGAAAGTTGCTAGAGAAATACTGGTGGCTAATCAACTTGCGAGATGATTCAGGAAAGACGGCCTTAGACTATGCGAAACAATCAAACGCGTTTTGGCTAGTAAATATGCTGAACAACCCTTCTCTTATAAAAAAGGAAGAGTTTGATTGGATAGAAGCTTGTAAACGAGAAGAGACAGCGGCTGTTCTTGCTTTCGTTGACAACTGTCAGGACCTACAACAGGCTTGTCGCCGAGAAAATGACACCCCATTACACCATATCAAACTACCCACCTATAAAGAATACCTTAATTTCCTCAAAATTCCGTCAATAGCAGAGCTGAAGAACACAACTGATCATGAAGGTGCTACTCCTTTGCACCGTGCAATTGAGAGAAAGGATAAGCTCTTTGCTAAGGTACTATTACTTGATGAAGGGGTCGAGCGGATCATTCAAGACCATTATGGCAGGACTAGCATGGACTTACTCGCCAGGCTTTGTAAGGAAAATGACGACTGG GAGAAAATGTGCAAACTAATTAAGGTAAACCCGTACCTGAAAACATCATATATTCAACCCGGAACTAACTTGGATCAAATTAGAAATACCCTCTCTGTCGTCGCTGCACTTTTGGCGACGATTACTTTTGCAGCAGGATTCACTCTTCCCGGCGGTCTTGACAATACCACTGGAGAAGCAATTTTTGCAAAGAGAGTAGGTTTCTTAGTATTTTTACTGGCGGATGTATATGCAATGTGTACTTCCATGCTGGTGCTGTTCTGCTTGATCTGGTCTATGGTTTCCGAACCTGACATGTCTCGGCTATTGGTCGATCGAAGTGTGTTCATACTAATGCAGTCTCTGTATGGCACCCTGTTAGCGTTTATGGCTGGCATTTACACTATGATAAAACACAGTGCCTTATGGGCAGCCATAGTTATCTTCGTCATGTGTTCAATCATTGGAGTTTCGGCAAATCGGTCCATTTTAAATAGGTTGATTGTCAAGTTGGTTCCTGCTGCTGCAAATCGAGAAAAACCAGATAGAATGCGGTTGCTCGAAGAGGTAAGAAAATAA